AGTAGCCGTCACTGTCCACGTTGTTAGTGATATCAATCCAGGAACCTGAATCGATGTTGATCTCAACTGTCGAGACACCGTTGTCATCGCTAGCAGAGACCTTGATTCTGTAGGTTCCGCTGACAGTCTCACCGTCGGTTGGAGCTGCAATAGAAGCACTTGGCGGATTATCAGTGCTACCACCTGTTACATAATCTAGTGCGTCCTTTGCTTGTGCGATACCCCATCCATAGGTATTGTCAGCACCGGTTTCACCCTTGTCCAGAGCGGTGGTCTTCAGCACATTCTTCACATCGAAAGATGTCAAAGAGGTGTCTGCTTGGCGAATAAGAGCGCCAATACCAGCTGCCATGGGTGTAGCCATGGAGGTCCCGCTGTAAGTCACATAGCCGCTTCCACTGTTGGCTTCAGCTGCTGTGATACTATTACCAGCTGCACATATCTCTGGCTTGATTCTACCATCAGCAGTCGGTCCTTCATTGCTGAAACTTGAGTGGCTGCCATCATCATCTACTGAACCGACGGTAATGGCATACTCTGAAGCTGATGGGCATCCGATTGTATTGTAGCCGTATAGCGCCTCAGGATGGCCATGATTGCCAGCCGCTATAAAGAGGGCTATATCATCGGACATCATCGCATCAGCCATCTGACAGACCTCGCAGGTTCCATCAGTGGAGCTGGAGGGGTTAGTCGAGAGGCTCATCGATGCGATATTGATTCCATAGACATCGTTGTTGTCGATGACCCACTGCATACCCGCAAGCAGGCCTTCCATCGTACCGCCACCATCTGAGTCAAGCACCTTCACACCGACTAACTGAGCAGCGTAGGCAACTCCACGATATCGAGAATCACCTTCGCCGGTACCGGCGGTGATACTTGCACAGTGTGTACCATGGCCATTATCGTCGTACGCACTTACTGGCGCACTCAAATCATCTTGACCATTGATAATATCCTTGAAGGCGACGACCTTGTAGTCGTTGTAAGCATCGTCGTCATCCAAGTCAACGTGGCTATTATCGATGCCAGTGTCAAGTACACAGATGACCATTCCTTCTCCGCGATAGGAGTAGGAGTTGTAAGCCTCTGGGACTTGTACAACAGGCAAGCCACTATCCAGTGTGGCCTGAACCTTGGTCTTGGCGTCAGATATCCGGATAACATCAGCAGCGCTACCCAGAATCTGGACATTCTTTGCAGGCAACTCAACAGAGAGCGCCCCGATTGCATCATACCTGTACCTGACCGTAGCATCCAGTGCGGGAAACAAGTCTTCAATGCTTCCGCTCGTAGTTACTAGGACAGAGACACGTTTGTTTCCCTCGACGCCTGCCAGCTCCGCTTCGAAGTCATCAACTATGCTGTTGGCATTCTGATCCCAACTAGCTGACATAGTAGTGTTCTCGGACACAGTAGTAACAGAAAAACTGCTGACCACCATTGCCGTAAACAAGAATACGAAGCAGTAAGCGGCGAGTTTGTATTTCCTATCTCTCACCTAATCTCTCTCCCTTGTGGTTGTTCGAACTAAGACAACCATCAAGACAGTGCCGGAAAAATGAAACCTAACTTATAAAATTATCTGAAATTTCCGCAACAGCTATCATAACCTCTTTCTGGTCAGGAAAACACTAGGCAGACGGGAACGAACAATGGCACATCAAAGCTCAAAATCGAAGGTCATAGTGATAACTGGTGGATCGAGTGGAATAGGTCGAACTACAGCGCTCCAACTCGCACCTGAAGGCCACTCATTTTTGCTGGTTGGAAGAAATAAGCAACGTCTCAAAGAAGCATGCAGAGAAGTAGAAGAGCTTGGAGGTAAGGCGATAGCAGCTACCGGGGATGTTGCTTCAGCAGAAGACGTTGAGAAACACTACAGGAAAGCAATAGACGAATTTGGGCGAGTCGATGTTCTCATTGCAAACGCAGGTGTTGGTTATTTTGGAAATTTAGAAGAACTCACCATCCAAGAATACGATGAGCAGTTCGATACCAATGTAAGGGGCGTCTTCCTATGGATCAAGCAAGTCCTTCCGAATATGAAAGAAAGAGATGCCGGTCAAATAGTCGTCACGTCCTCTAATCTCGGGCTAGAGACTTCAGCACGTGCAAGTATCTACGCTGCTACGAAGCATGCAGTGCAAGCAATGGTCGGATCCCTTCGAAAAGAACTCAAAGATACCAACGTAAAAGCTGCGACTGTCAATCCTGGCTCGGTGTCTACACCATGGTTTGATGGTAAGGATGTAGACCGTTCAAGGATGCTTTCAACAGAGGATGTCGCCAAGGCCTTCAAGATGATCATCAATCAATCAGATACGAGTGACATCGACCATATCCATCTATTACCAACAAGAAGGTGAACACGTTCACTTCAGCGCATCGACTTCCGCTGCGGCCTTGAACCAGAAAGAGACCCTCACAAGCACTTCTTCAAGAAAACGTTGCCGATCCTCCAGACTAACATCGTCCGGCCAATTCACTTTCCGATATTCATTGAATTTGTTGAATGTCTTGTCATATTTCGTAGTGAGCGGAGTTTCGACCTTCTTGTCACAGACAGCGACAAGGGCCTTGATTAGCGTAGAATAATCGTATCCAAGTTTCATGACCCACTTGGAAAGGAGAATGAAAAATCGTTTCTCGTTTGTCTTATCCCAAGGAAGTGTTTTCAATCCCTCGCGATCTTTGCCGCTAACGCGTGGTACGTTGAACTCACATTCATTATCGAACGTGCATTTCGCTCTTGCAAATACCTGGCCATCTGCAAACCACACCACAACTTGATGTTCTCCCTTTTTCTGCAAAAGCTTCTTGTGATCATCAGCATGAAGTATCATCTCCACAGCGCCGGGGTCCTTGAAGGGGGCATCAGTCTTAGAGTACACATCAAAGGCATACGCTAGGGCGGGAAGAGTATTGACAGCATACAAGGAGTCGGAATCGGTCATGGTCAATAGGAGGGATGAACCATGCCTTGATATGAGTTCGGTTTTGCACAAAATAAACTACTTGGCAAGTACTAGCACTTCAAACGTCTAGAAGTTAGTTTTTCGTCGTTCATTCACAAGAACCTTTGCCAGCTCTCCAAAAATATCAACGATACTCTCACCCGTCTTTGCTGATGACTCAATATACGGCATATCATGATCTTCAGCAAATTCATGGGCTTCTCGAGGTTCAACCACTCGATCAGGCAAGTCAATTTTGTTACCTACAAGCACCAAGGGGATTTTCTTGTTAATCGCTTTTTCCAGTTCTTTCAACCACTCATTCAAAACAATAAATGTTCGGCGACGGGTGACGTCGAAGACAAGCACCCCACCACTCGCTCCACGATAGTACATTGGACGTAAAATCTGAAAACGAGATTGACCCGCTACGTCCCATATCTGTAGTTTTACGGTCAAATCATCTTCCCCTCGAGTGGGGATGGACACGTTCTTAACAGCAAACTGAGAACCGATGGTTGTCTTGTAGTCTGTACGGAAGAACCCATGACTAAACCGCGTCACGATGGCTGTTTTCCCTACAGCTCCTTCCCCGAGGATAACCACTTTGAACAAGTAATCATACGATGAACTCATCAGTATATCGCCTTCTGTGGTTTTTCAGTCTATTTCAACAACACCAATTAGCCAACACATGGATTCTAGTAGCTGATAGTGTTAAGCGAGAAATCCCTATCGACCTAATAAGGTTTAGTGGTTTTTAGTCTCGAAATGCCATGTTGGTATATTGGCATACCAAAGTAGATATCCAACCCGAAAACGGGAAGTATAGCTACGCGGAACACTCGATACACTCAATGAAATCCCCCAAGACTCTGTTGAAATGAGTTGGATTCTCTAGCATTGGGCAGTGATCTGAACGAGGTATAACGGCAAAGTCAGCCCGGGATAGCTGTCTTTCGAATCTCGCCATAACAGCGGGTTTGATAATATCATCATCTTCGCCAACAACACAGAAAGTGGGAAGGCAAATTTCTTTCATACGATCACATATGTCAAAAGCATTACACGCCTGCAAATCACCCCGGAATACAGCAGGATTCTTCCTTCGGGCTTCCTCCTCTCTTTTCTTTATTTGATAAGCTCTGCTTTCCTTCTTCGCATTTGAAGAACGGAAGAGCCCAAATTGATATTCGAGAGCTTCAATAGCTAGTCCAGGTGCAATCTTCCCGAATTTGAGTTCAGGTGACGTCCCAACCAGAACCAATCCAAGCGGCATCACCCGTGGTGGAAGCAGAGTATATGACATGGTAACAGCACCACCCATCGAATGGCCAACCATAAGATATCGTTCAAGGCCCAGATGATCCACAAGAGCCAGAATCTCCTCACTGTATCCGTTTATTGAGACGGAGTCTTTCCCTGCTTGTGATTTTCCGTGACCAGAGAGATCCGTAGCAATTACCCGATGTGTTGGTGAAAACTCCTCCACTTGAAACTCCCAGATTTCCGACGACGAACCTGCGCCATGAACGAAGAGGAGTGTGCATTCATCCGCTCCTGCATTTGGATTTGTGTCAAGATATTCCAGACGTATTCCGTTATGATGGAACGATGGCATCTCAGTTCACCTATACTTTGGAGGTAAAGGTTATTGAGACGGAATTGCATTTAGCCATATTCGTGATAGCTTGCTCAGGAGTGTTTCTCAATAAGCTGTGTTACCAAATCCCAAAACCCGGTCGGATTATCTTCGTGCATTGCATGACCCGCGTCAGGTACGTACATAATAGATTCACCAGATTCTCTGACAAGATTCTCCGACGAATAGTTGCCTTTGTTATCCGCACCATATATGAAATACATAGGCCCGTCAAAAGCCTGAAACAGTCGTGGTAGCAGATTGTCTGTTTTTGAAACAGCCACCAAGTCTTTGCTTGAGGCCCATATAGTAAAAGGGCCGGCTTGCTTAATACCTTGTATCCATGATCGCATTGATTCATCTTTAGTTTGTTCTAGAGTAGTCTGGCACCATGATTCAAACTTCTGCGCATATTCCTGAAAGAGCATCGAGGTAACTTTCGACGAAAAGAATGCATCTTCCTCGTCCAGATTGCCTTCAAGATAGAGTAGCAACGTAGCTACAACCTCTTGGTTCGTTTCCAACAGTTCCAGAAGAGAAATGGCTATGGGGCCACCCATTGAATGTGCAATAATTCGGACTCGATCCACCTCTTCTTGCAGTAGGATATCATAGAGGCACTCCGCTTGGTTTTCCATTGAATAAGCGGAAGTATCATCTGGTTTAACAGAATCGCCATGACCAATCAAATCCGGAATGATCCACGAATATTGTTTCAGGTCATAGGTTTCCAAATGTTCGGAAAACCATAATCGATTGTATCCTAGTCCGTGAATGAATAGGTTCACTTCGGTCGCTTCTGGGTTGCGATACACATCATACACAATTTCTCCGAAATCCGAATCTGTGTGTTTCGTCACGAGGTTCTTCATGGGTTACTCGTAGATGAATTGAATCGATACAGTGAAAAAACTATCCACTATCCTATACGAGAGATTTTGCATATTTGTTGATTCAGTATTTGCCATACCTTTTTGTCTTAGTATTTCAATGTGAATAGTGTGACCGAGGATGACAGGTAATCTCTTTGGAACAACAGGAGTTCGCAAAGTCTACGGTTCCGAATTCAGTCCAAATATGGCGCTCAAGCTCGGAAAAGCACTTGGTACATATCTAGGTCAAGGTAGAATACTCCTTGCAAGAGACGCAAGAACCACGGGAAAAATGATTGCTGACGCATTCGCCTCAGGTGTAATGTCCACAGGCATTGATGTTGTAAGAGCGGGAATGATTCCGACACCTACGTTGGCATACAATACGAAGGCGAGAGGATTTGAGACGGGTGTTATGATAACTGCTTCACACAATCCCCCGGAGTATACAGGAATCAAATTCTGGCGTGCAGACAGCATGGGCTATACTAGCGGGGAGGAACGTAAGCTCGAAGCAATCTATGAATCAGGAGAATTTCAAGTTGCTGCATGGGATGACCTAGGCACGGAATCAGTATCGGATGATGATGTCAAGAAACACATCGAAGCTATCTCGGAGCGCCTGAATACGAAGGCCATAGCTGAACAGAGCTTCAAAGTGGCAATAGATCCTGGAAATGGTGCTGCGTGTGTAATGACGTCATATCTTCTCAGAAAACTCGGATGCAAAGTCATTACCATTAACGCACAGTTGGATGGTTATTTCCCTGGAAGACCATCGGAGCCTGAAGAAGAGAATCTCAGTGATCTGATGGCCCTCACCAAGGATGCAAAAGCTGACATTGGAATCGCTCATGATGGCGATGCTGACAGAGTGACCTTTGTAACAGAAAAAGGAGAATTCATCCGCGGCGATAGGGTCATTGCCCTGCTCGCAAGAGAAGCAATCAAACAATCCGACAACAGAACTGTTGTTACAACCGTTGATAGCTCACTGGTCCTCGATGAGACCGTGGAGAAGGCAGGTGGAAATACAGTCAGGACTCCTGTGGGCGACATTGAGGTTGCAATGAAAATCAAAGAACTCGGTGCTGCCATCGGAGGTGAAGCATGCGGCGTCTACATTTTGCCAGAGTTTCACCTTGCTCCAGAACCCTTCTTGGCAGTCTGTATGATTCTAGAGCTTATTGCTGAACAGAACCAGAGCTTTGGTGAGCTAATATCAAAAATACCAGCCTATCCGCTGACGAAGGGGAAGGTTCGATGTGAAAACAGTATGAAGCCAAAGGTCATGCAGCAACTACAAAGTCTGTTACCCAATAAACTTGGAAAGCCCCGGGAGATAGTAACGGTAGATGGTATTGGTCTTTTCCTAGATGACAGTTGGATATTGGTCAGGCCATCAGGAACAGAACCAGTAATCAGAGTCACTTGCGAAGCTTCTTCTGAAAAGCAAGCAAATAGCTTGCTTGCGAAAGCCAAAGATATTGTAAGTCAAACTGTAGACGATGCATAAGTTAAAGGATGTATGTGCTGAAACCATCATGCAAAGAAGGTTTATAGCACAATCACTTTACATCAAGATGGATGAAGGGGCCACTGCATATGGCAGAAGAGAACAACGATGATTTCATAGCGGAGGAATTTGAATGGGCACTCAAAGACCCTACCGAGGAGAAGTTAAGAGGTTTGGGAGAAGTAGTGAATGCCATCACTAAGAAACTAGTTGCTGCCATCGATGAACTTCAAGAAACTATTAACGGCATGGAGAACAGAATTGGGACTCTTGAATCGAAAGTAGAAAACATGGATGGAAGGATTTCCAATATCAAAGCAACGGGCTCTTCTGGGCCCTCATCTGCTGAATCTGCTGCCTCTTCTGCGCCTTCACCAGCAGAAGCTTCCGCTTCTTCAGCACCTCCAGGAGGTCCAACTGGTGGACCAGAGCCCGCAACAGCCGCAGCTTCTGGTGGGCCCGGAGGAGAAGAACCTGCACAAGCACCCGCAGGTGGACCTGGAGGCGGTGGGGGAAAAGGAGGCCTCATGGGTGAACTCAAATCATTGCTTGCTGCTAGAAGAAAGAAAATTGACCAAGGTGAGTGAGCCATTGCCCAACGTGCTGTCCGTCATAACAGTGTCTTAACACTGTTCTCTGGGTA
The window above is part of the Candidatus Thorarchaeota archaeon genome. Proteins encoded here:
- a CDS encoding alpha/beta hydrolase codes for the protein MPSFHHNGIRLEYLDTNPNAGADECTLLFVHGAGSSSEIWEFQVEEFSPTHRVIATDLSGHGKSQAGKDSVSINGYSEEILALVDHLGLERYLMVGHSMGGAVTMSYTLLPPRVMPLGLVLVGTSPELKFGKIAPGLAIEALEYQFGLFRSSNAKKESRAYQIKKREEEARRKNPAVFRGDLQACNAFDICDRMKEICLPTFCVVGEDDDIIKPAVMARFERQLSRADFAVIPRSDHCPMLENPTHFNRVLGDFIECIECSA
- the glmM gene encoding phosphoglucosamine mutase; the protein is MTGNLFGTTGVRKVYGSEFSPNMALKLGKALGTYLGQGRILLARDARTTGKMIADAFASGVMSTGIDVVRAGMIPTPTLAYNTKARGFETGVMITASHNPPEYTGIKFWRADSMGYTSGEERKLEAIYESGEFQVAAWDDLGTESVSDDDVKKHIEAISERLNTKAIAEQSFKVAIDPGNGAACVMTSYLLRKLGCKVITINAQLDGYFPGRPSEPEEENLSDLMALTKDAKADIGIAHDGDADRVTFVTEKGEFIRGDRVIALLAREAIKQSDNRTVVTTVDSSLVLDETVEKAGGNTVRTPVGDIEVAMKIKELGAAIGGEACGVYILPEFHLAPEPFLAVCMILELIAEQNQSFGELISKIPAYPLTKGKVRCENSMKPKVMQQLQSLLPNKLGKPREIVTVDGIGLFLDDSWILVRPSGTEPVIRVTCEASSEKQANSLLAKAKDIVSQTVDDA
- a CDS encoding S8 family serine peptidase, with the translated sequence MRDRKYKLAAYCFVFLFTAMVVSSFSVTTVSENTTMSASWDQNANSIVDDFEAELAGVEGNKRVSVLVTTSGSIEDLFPALDATVRYRYDAIGALSVELPAKNVQILGSAADVIRISDAKTKVQATLDSGLPVVQVPEAYNSYSYRGEGMVICVLDTGIDNSHVDLDDDDAYNDYKVVAFKDIINGQDDLSAPVSAYDDNGHGTHCASITAGTGEGDSRYRGVAYAAQLVGVKVLDSDGGGTMEGLLAGMQWVIDNNDVYGINIASMSLSTNPSSSTDGTCEVCQMADAMMSDDIALFIAAGNHGHPEALYGYNTIGCPSASEYAITVGSVDDDGSHSSFSNEGPTADGRIKPEICAAGNSITAAEANSGSGYVTYSGTSMATPMAAGIGALIRQADTSLTSFDVKNVLKTTALDKGETGADNTYGWGIAQAKDALDYVTGGSTDNPPSASIAAPTDGETVSGTYRIKVSASDDNGVSTVEINIDSGSWIDITNNVDSDGYYYYDWDTTAYADGSHTVNARVTDTASQTASDSVGVTVDNSGSTDDPPTCSIAAPADGETVSGTYRILVSASDDNSVSTVEISIDSGTWIDISDNVDSEGYYYYDWDTTGYADGSHTIDARATDSAGQTASDSVGVTVDNSGSGDATMHVADISYSTQSRGPHTWLTIQVAIVDSNGDPVSSADVTIDVEYPDGSVSTYTATTGSDGIAVFELKKVPSGEYTVTVTDVTHTNYTYDATANVVTSKTFSI
- a CDS encoding SDR family oxidoreductase, coding for MAHQSSKSKVIVITGGSSGIGRTTALQLAPEGHSFLLVGRNKQRLKEACREVEELGGKAIAATGDVASAEDVEKHYRKAIDEFGRVDVLIANAGVGYFGNLEELTIQEYDEQFDTNVRGVFLWIKQVLPNMKERDAGQIVVTSSNLGLETSARASIYAATKHAVQAMVGSLRKELKDTNVKAATVNPGSVSTPWFDGKDVDRSRMLSTEDVAKAFKMIINQSDTSDIDHIHLLPTRR
- a CDS encoding GTP-binding protein, producing the protein MSSSYDYLFKVVILGEGAVGKTAIVTRFSHGFFRTDYKTTIGSQFAVKNVSIPTRGEDDLTVKLQIWDVAGQSRFQILRPMYYRGASGGVLVFDVTRRRTFIVLNEWLKELEKAINKKIPLVLVGNKIDLPDRVVEPREAHEFAEDHDMPYIESSAKTGESIVDIFGELAKVLVNERRKTNF
- a CDS encoding alpha/beta hydrolase, yielding MKNLVTKHTDSDFGEIVYDVYRNPEATEVNLFIHGLGYNRLWFSEHLETYDLKQYSWIIPDLIGHGDSVKPDDTSAYSMENQAECLYDILLQEEVDRVRIIAHSMGGPIAISLLELLETNQEVVATLLLYLEGNLDEEDAFFSSKVTSMLFQEYAQKFESWCQTTLEQTKDESMRSWIQGIKQAGPFTIWASSKDLVAVSKTDNLLPRLFQAFDGPMYFIYGADNKGNYSSENLVRESGESIMYVPDAGHAMHEDNPTGFWDLVTQLIEKHS